One Marinitoga hydrogenitolerans DSM 16785 genomic region harbors:
- a CDS encoding transposase family protein — protein MKEIIKMLDKGLKYIKHEIKEDTIYIYVKSKKKKAKCPVCGEETDKVHSKYTRSFQDLPIGGKKVTIILEMRIFKCKNKE, from the coding sequence ATGAAAGAAATAATAAAAATGCTGGATAAAGGTTTAAAGTATATAAAACATGAAATAAAAGAAGACACAATATATATTTATGTAAAATCAAAAAAGAAAAAAGCAAAATGTCCAGTATGTGGAGAAGAAACAGATAAAGTACATTCAAAATACACAAGAAGCTTTCAGGATTTACCAATAGGAGGAAAAAAAGTAACAATAATATTGGAAATGAGAATATTTAAATGTAAAAACAAAGAATG
- a CDS encoding metallophosphoesterase family protein: protein MKILHTSDWHLGRRPVGGICEYTNKRYEDYFNAAEYIADKAIELSVDIFLISGDLFDKSTLLPDILYRTEKILEKLKNLNNEIESETKNLLELKKELKNRKI, encoded by the coding sequence ATTGCACACATCAGACTGGCATCTTGGCAGAAGGCCTGTTGGTGGAATATGTGAATATACAAACAAAAGATATGAAGATTACTTCAATGCAGCTGAATATATAGCGGATAAGGCAATAGAATTGTCTGTTGATATATTTTTGATAAGTGGTGATTTATTTGATAAAAGCACATTATTACCTGATATATTATATAGAACAGAAAAAATTTTGGAAAAATTAAAAAATCTAAATAATGAAATTGAAAGTGAAACAAAAAATTTATTAGAACTCAAAAAAGAATTGAAAAATAGGAAAATTTAG